In the genome of Synechococcus sp. CB0101, the window GCCATCCAGCGCATCCACATTGCGCCAATAGGCCCGCAGCAGGGTGGGGTAGCTGATCTTGGCGTTGTCGAAGCGCACCTGCACCACCTCCTGGTGACCTGTGCCCCCACCACTCACCTGGCGGTAGGTGGGGTTGCGCAGGCTGCCGCCGCTGTAGCCGCTCTCCACGCTGAGCACCCCGGGCAGCTTTTCAAGATCGTGCTCCAGGCACCAAAAACAACCGCCGGCCAACACCGCCTCCTCCACAGCCGCTTGTGCCGGCGCCAACGGCCAGAGCAGCAGCAGCAAGGCCGCCAGAACAGGGAAAACGCGCTTGATCAAGCGGGAGTAGCCGAGGGAAGCGCGTCCAGGATGGCAGCGGCGGCACGGCGGGTGACGCCCGGCTCCCCAAGGGCCTGGCGCAGACGCTGGTAGCCATCAGCCACCCGCTGCCGGGCCTGCGGGTCATCCAAGAGCGGCAGCGCTTCGCGCACCACAGCCTCCGCGCTGAATTGATCCTGCAGCAGCTCAGGCACCAGGCGCTCCTGCAGCACGAGGTTCACCGGCGAGATGTGGTCCACCTGGAAGTGGAGCAGATGCTTCGCCACCCAGGCGGTGGGGCGACTGACGCGATAAGCCACCACCTGGGGCACTCCCCGGAGGGCCAGTTCCAGGTTCACGGTGCCCGATTTATTCAGGGCCAGATCCGCCGCAGCGCAGAGGGTGGGGCGCAACTGATCAGCCTGAGCGGCGGGCACCACCTCGGCCTGAACCCCAGCCGCGGCCAGCATCGCCTTGAGCACCGGCTCAAAGGCTGCTTGCCCAGCCGGGACAATCACCCGCAGCCCGGGGCAGCGGCGTTGCAGCTCAGCGGCGGCAGCCGCCAGGGGCGGCAGCAGATAGCGCAGCTCCTGCTTGCGCGAGGCCGGCAGGAGCAAGAGCAGGCGCTCATGGGCCTGCAGCCCCAACTGGGCACGCGCAGCTTCGCGGCTGGGCAGATCCTTGAGGGTATCGAGCAAGGGATGCCCCACCCAGGTGACCTGGGCGCCGCGGGCGGCATAGAAGCGGGCTTCTTCGGGAAAGATCGCCAGGATGCGATCGGTGAAGCCGATCAACCGGGTGGATCCCCCTTCGCCCACACGGAAGGCCCATTCCTGAGGAGCGATGTAATACAAGATCGGCACACGCGGGAAGCGTTGCTTCACCTTCAGGCCAAGGCGCACATTGGCGCCCATGTAATCGATCAGCACCAGCGCATCGGGTGGATGGCGTTTCAGCCAACGGCTCACCCGCCGCTGCACCCGCAGGGTGGGCAACACCAAGGGCAAGGCTTCCCACAGGCCAATCGAGCCCATCGGCGTGGTGTCGGCCAGCAGGGTGGCGCCGGCCTGGGCCATGCGCGCCCCCCCGAGAGCGGCAATCTCCAAGGGAAGTTGGCGCCGCTGGGCCTCCTCGCGCAGGGCAGCCACGAGCAGCCCCCCCTGCAGATCACCGGAAACTTCACCGGTGCTGATCAGCAGCCGCCTCATGAACGGCCAGCTGGCAGCGGACCACGGCGACCGGGACCAATGGAGGCTTCCAGGAAGCTCACCAAGATTTCAGCGGGGGGAAGGAGGGTCTGCTGACGCACCTGCTGCAGGGCGTCGGCCAGCACCGCATCGCTGCGATAGAGCTCCGCCCACACCTGCTGCAGCTGTTTGGCCTGCGCACCGCCATCGAGCTCGGCGAGCCCGCTGCGCTTGATGCCAATGCGGTTCAGCCCCCGCAAGCGGCCTGGGTGGCCTTCCACGATGGCGTAAGGCGGCACATCCCGATCGATGCGGCTCATGCCACCCACCATCGCCATCGTGCCGATATGCACGAACTGGTGGATGCCGAGCACGCCACCAATGATGGCGCGATCTCCAATCACCACATGGCCGGCCACCGCCACGCCATTGGCAATCACGATGCGGTCACCCAACAGGCAGTTGTGGCCGAGGTGGCTGTAGGCCATCAACAGATTGCCGCTGCCGATCCGGGTCTGTTCCCCGTCATGGGTGGCCCGGTTGATGGTCACGCACTCGCGAATGGCGTTGTCATCGCCAATCACCACCTCGGTAGACGCCCCGTTGTATTTGAGGTCTTGGGGTTCAGCACCGATGCAGGCCCCCGGGAAGATGCGATTGCCGCGGCCCATGCGCACACGGCCATCGAGCACCACATGGGGGCCGATGCGACTGCCGGCACCGATGCACACCTCAGGCCCCACAACGGCGTAGGGGCCGATCTCCACGCCCAGATCGATCTGAGCACGGGAATCCACCACCGCCGTGGGGTGAATCCTGGTTTCGCCGGTGTTGGTTTCCATGGCGAGAGACGACATCACGGCCCGGCTCAGTCCACCAAGGAGAACATCAGCTCTCCGCCGCAGACCAGCTCCCCATCCACCTTCGCTTCAGCCTTCACCTTGCCGAAGCGCTGGCGCTTGAGGCTGAGCAATTCACAGCTGATCACCAGCTGATCGCCGGGCACCACAGGCCGGCGAAAACGCACACCATCGATCCCTGCAAACACAAACAATCCCTTGGGGAGATCGGGCATCTGGGTGACGATCAGGCCACCCACCTGGGCCATGGCCTCCACGATCAGCACACCGGGCATCAACGGCCGCCCGGGGAAATGCCCCTGAAATTGCGGCTCATTGAAGGTGACGTTTTTGATCGCCACGGCCCGCTTCCCCGGCTCGTGCTCAATCACCCGATCCACCAGCGCAAAGGGATAGCGGTGGGGCAGCAAACCCTGGATCTGCTCGCTGGTGAGCACCGGTGCAGTCGCTGAGGGGGTGGCAGTCAAGAGGGTCAGTTCGAAGAAACCAAGGCGGCAGCCAGGGCCGTATGCAACCCGTGGGAGCCGCGGAAGGCGAACACCTGGGCCTGGGGCAGCCCCGCCAAAGCGAGATCCCCCAACAGGTCCAGGAGCTTATGGCGCACCGGCTCATCGGCAAAGCGCAGCGGCGGATTCACCCAGCCATCGCCATCACACACCAGGGCATTGTCGAGGGCACCGCCCTTGATCAGGCCGGCAGCCAGCAGCTGCTCCACCTGGTGCTTGAAGCCGAACGTGCGAGCTGGAGCGATCTGCTCCACAAAGGCCTGGGGCGTGAGTTCCAGGCTGTAGAGCTGGCGTCCGATGGCGGCCTGGGGAAACTCAATCGCCGCGGCTACGCGCAGGCGATCCGATGGAAGAGCTGTGGCGAAGCTCTGGCCCTGTTGCAGGGTGATGGGAGCCAGCAGCGCGGGTGCGTTGGGTCGAGCACCCAAAGGCTGGAGGCCCACTTCAGCGATGGCCTCCACCCAGGGCTGAGCGGATCCATCCATCAGCGGGATTTCAGGGCCATCCACCAGCAACAGCGCAGAGCTGATGCCAACGCCGGCCAACGCCGCCAGCAGGTGCTCCACGGTGGCGAGGCGCCGCTGATCAAGCTGCAGCGCGGTGCAGAGCTGGGTTTCGCACACCTGGTCGGGATGCAGGCGCTGGGGGGGAACACGGGGGGCATCGAGCCAGGCCACCCAATAGCCCGGCTGGTCAAACGGCTCGAGCCGCAGCCGCGCCGTTGCTCCGCTGTGGAGACCCACACCGGAACGCTCCACCGCTGCCGCCAGGGTCCACGCCTGGCTGTAGTCCTCGGGCCAGATGCTCACGCTGCTGCTCAGAACTTCCAACCCACACCGAGGTTGAAGCGCCACTGACCGGTGAAGTCTTGGCTGGCCACTTCCAAACGCAGCGGACCTACCGGCGTGGTGACAATCAGACCGGTTCCCACCGAGAAGCCATCACCGGGCTTGAGCAGTAGACCACCGGGATTACCGGGAACATTCGGCTGGCTGCCAAAGCTGGTGCCGCCATCCACAAACACCTCACCGCTGATGATGCTGAAGATCGGGAAGCGGTATTCGATCGTGGCCTCACCAAAACTCTTACCCACACCCAGATCGCAGTCGTAGTAACCGCGCACGGAGTTGGAGCCGCCCAAGCAGAACGCCTCATACGGCGGAAGGTTGCCCACGTTGGTACCAGCAACGACCTGGAAGGCGAGGGCCTGCTTGCAATCCTCCTTCTGGCCAGGCTTCGGACGGCATCCCTTGAAGATCTTCAGCCAATTCACAGGGATGTAGTGGGTGTAGCTGGCGCGCAGACGGTTGAACGTGGGTGAATCAGGCCCCACCGAGAAGAACTGTTCCGTGCCGAGGCTCAGGAAGTTGCCGGATGTCGGATTGCGCGGGTCGTTGAGATTGTTCATCGTGGCGGCAACACGCACGCCAACGAGCTGGTTATTTTCAGCGCAGTTGTAGGCGATGCAGATCACATCTTTGACCTGCGTTTTTCCTTTGCTGTAATTATTGGTGTTCATGCCATAGGGCATCACCGTGCCACCGAAGTTCATCGGTGTCACTTCCTGGCCGCTAACGCCCACCACCACGTTCCACGGGGCCCGCTTGTAGGGGTCGCCACCGTTCAGCGGACGCACAAACTGAACGTTGCCGCCGATGCGCTGCAGCGCAATCGAGTTGTTGTCGAGGTTGAACCAGTTGAGGCTGGGATCGGCCTTGACAGCCTTGGAGATCGAGCCGAAGGAGGTGCCGGTGGGGTTGTTCTTGCTCTGGATGTTGTAGGCCGTGGCACTGGAAGGTGCCTTGAAGAAGTCGTTCGACACATCCGACACGGTGTTGATCGTGCCGTTGTTCTGACTCTGGAAGATCTGGGGCACTTCCCGGCTGAAGAACACCCGAGCGCGGAAGGCGGTGCGGAACTTATCCCCCTTGATCCAGGGATCGGTGAAGGAGATGTCACCCAGGCCGCCGAACTGGCCATAGGTGAAGTTCAAGGCGAGATCCCAGGCCCGACCCAACAGGTTGCTGTCCTGCAGCTGCACCTGACCGAACACACCCTGGGCCTGGCTGTAACCGAGACCACCCGAAAGCGAACCGCTCGACTGCTCGACAATGCCGAGCACGATGGTTACTTCGCCGGGATTCCCCGCCACCGGCCGCAGGGTCACCTTCACATCACCGAACAGGCCGGTGCCATAGAGGCGCTTGATGTCGTCTTCCAGCTGGCGGCGGTTGAAGGTATCGCCCGGCTTGATCGACACCTCACGGGTCACCACCCAGGGTTTGGTTTTGCCGCGGATGGGCTGACCCTTGTCGCTGGTGGCTTCCCCTTCCTTGTTGAGGAACTGCACCTCCACACCGGCCACGGTGCCCTCACGCACCTGCAGCAGCACCACGCCTTCCGGGCTGACCCGGGTGGGGCCGCTCACCCGCGCCAGGGAATAGCCCTGATCCGCATACCACTTCTGCAGCTCACCGATGCGGGCCTGCAGGGTGTTGAGGTTGAGGGTTTTGCCGTAATCGGCCGCAAAAATATCCGGGATCAGGTAGGGGGGCATCTTGGTTTTCGGCCCGATGCCCTCGAGCTCCACCTCGGTGAGCACCGGGTTGGGCACCACCGTCACCACCAACTGCACCCCCAACGGGCCATCCACGGGCTGGATGCGCACATCGGAGAACCAACCGCTGGCGTAGATCGCCGAGAGATCGTTCTGCAGCTCGCTGCGGGTGACCTGGGTACCAGGGCGCGTCGCCATCGCGTCGTAGACGGCGATCTCGAGGCGCTCCTGCTCAGGGTGGCCCTCGATACCCTTGACCACCACCTCGCTGATCAGCACCTTCGGCTCAGGCTTGGCCGGCGGAGCGAGGGTCTCCGCCGGCGGGCTCGCCTCAGGCGTCGCAGCTGGAGGGGATTCCTGGTCCTGAGCCAGGGCCGGTGCACCCGTCAGCAGGAGGGCGGCCAGCCCGAGGGAGCCGCGGAGGCGCAGTGCGCGGCTCAAACCGTGAGGGGTGGCGGCCATGAATCCAGCGAGAGTGCGGACGAGCCGCAAATTCCGCCGAACTTACTTGCCTAGACGGGGTGAAGGACAGGCGCCTTGGACCCGTTTGAGAACCTCCCCGTAGGCCTCCACCACACCGCCGAGGTCCTGGCGGAAGCGGTCTTTATCAAGGATGCGATCGCTGGCATCACTCACCTGCAGATCCCAGAGACGGCAGGTGTCGGGGCTGATTTCATCGGCCACCACCAGAACACCATCGGCGGTGAGGCCCAGCTCGATCTTGAAATCCACCAGCTGCAGCGCAATCCCAGCGAAGAACTGGCGCAAGCAGGTGTTCACAGCCATGGCCAGACGCTCCAGCTCCTGGCGCTGAGCTGCGCTGAGCAGGGCCAGACGCTCCAGGCGGGCATCGGTGAGCAGGGGATCCCCGAAGGCGTCGTCCTTGTAATAGAGATCGAGCAAGGGCGGGTCGAGCGGCGTGCCGGGCTCAATCGGCATCTGCTTGCACAGGGAGCCAAAAGCGGTGTTCCGCACCACCACCTCCACCGGCACGATCTGCACCGGACGCACCAACATCCAGTTGGGCTCCTGGAGCGACAGGTAATGGGTGGGAATGCCCTCGCGCTCCAGAAGCTCAAACAACCGCGCCGAGATCTGACAGTTGAGCTCGCCCTTGCCCGCCAATTGGGCTTTTTTCAGGGCGTTGAAGGCCGTGGCATCGTCTTTGTATTCCACCGCCACCAGATCGGCCTGATCGGTGGCGAAGACCCGCTTGGCCTTGCCCTCATAGAGCAGCGATCCAAGGCTGTAGCTGGTCATGGCTGCGGCGGAAGGGGTGAAGCGGTGGAGGGAGTGGCAAGCAGCACGGCGGCATGCCCGCCGGGGGCACGGGGGCTGCGCAGCTGTTGCTTCAGCTCCGCGGCGCGCTCGTTCTGTTCAGGATCCTGCCGTGCCAGCTGCCAGGCGCTGTAGGCATCATCAACCCGTTGGCTGAGGCGCTCCAGCCGTTCGCGCGGCCGGCTGGCCTCCACGCCCTCCGCCACCAGCAAGGCCCGCTGCTGCTCAAGAAGTTCGATCGCCAAGCCCCAGGCTTCTACGGCAGCCGCCTGATCCAGCGCCCGCTCCAGCAGCTGATCACGTTCCTGCAGGGGCATCTGGTTCAGGAGTGCCACGGCCTGTTTCAGCCGCTCCGCCATGGGCTTGCCGGGCATCTGACCAGCCAGCAACGCCGCGGCCGCATCGCTGCGACGGCCCAGCACCAGCAGATGGTCCACATACGCATCCAGGCCCGGGCGGGTGGCGATCGAACCGTCGTCGCGAAGCTTGAGCGGCAGCGCGAGGGTTTCCAGGGTGGCTGGATTGCCCTTGGCCAACTCCTCCAAGGTTTCCACCGCCAGGCCGTGGTGCAGCCCGGCCTGGGCCGCCCGCCAGCGCTGCACCAGCCATTGATCCCGTTCCAGTCCAGGCTCGGGGCTGTAGCGATTCAGCACGCTCAGGGCCGCATCCGGTGCACGGCAACTGAGGAGCGCATTGGCATTCACCAGCACCGTTTGAAAGGGCTGGGGGGCTGGGGCCATCGCCAACAGGCGGGCCTGCAGCAGCTGCTGCCGTTTGGTGAAACCAAAGCCATCCGCTTCCAGGCAAGCCTGGTTCAGGACCGTCAAATCGCCCTTCACCAGCAGCTCCTGGAACTGCGCCTCCGGCATGCTGCCGGGCACAGGAGGTGCCGAGGGCCCAGGCTCGGGCACCGGTGCTTTGGGCTCAAAAAAGCCGCCAACCACCCGCAAGATGAACAGCTCTTGGGCCGTGGCGGGGTTGGCGCTGAACCAGGCCATCAGAGCCAGGAGCGCGAGCAGGGCCCGACGCAGCCCTGGGCGGATCACCACCGGCGTGTAAAGAAGGGATGGCACCAGTGGCAGTCCTCTTGGTCTCAACCTAGGGGAGTCAGCTGGAGTCAACACCGTTTCAAGCTGCCCCATGAGCACCGCTGCCCCCGGAGTGAGCCCTGCCCACGTGCTCGTGGTGGGTGGCGGTGGCCGTGAAAACGCCCTGGCCTGGGCCTTGAACCGCAGCACAGGCGTGCGGCAAGTGTGGGTGAGCCCCGGCAATGGCGGCACCCAAGACCTGGAGGGCTGCCGGCAGCTGTCCATTGCCGAAAGCGACCACGACGGCCTCCTGGCAGCGTGCCGAGAGCACGGCATCGAACTGGTGGTGGTGGGTCCGGAGGCCCCCCTCGCTGCTGGGCTGGCCGACAAGCTGCGCGCAGCCGGCATCCCGGTGTTTGGCCCCGGCGCCGATGGCGCTCAGCTCGAGGCCAGCAAGCAATGGGCCAAGGCGCTGATGGTGGAGGCGGGCGTTCCCACGGCGGGCTACTGGAAAGCCAACAGCCGCGAGGAAGCCCTGGCAGCGCTGGAGACCCAGGGCCAACCACTGGTGGTGAAGGCCGATGGCCTGGCCGCCGGCAAGGGGGTCACGGTGGCCGAAACGATCGAAGAAGCCCGTAGCGCCATCGAAGAGATCTTTGCGGGCCGTTTCGGCAGCGAGGCCTCACTGGTGCTGGAGGAGCGCACCCACGGGCCGGAGGTGTCGGTGTTTGCCCTCACCGACGGCGAGCGCATGGTGCTGCTGCCTCCCGCCCAGGACCACAAACGCATTGGCGAAGGCGACACCGGCCCCAACACCGGTGGGATGGGTGCCTATGCCCCGGCACCGCTGCTGAATGCGGCTGGACTGGAGCAGGTGCGCCAACTGGTGCTGGAGCCAACCCTCGCCGCGTTGAACGCCCGCGGCATCCGCTATCGCGGCGTGATTTACGCCGGCTTGATGCTCACCGAGCAGGGGCCCAGCGTGATCGAGTTCAACTGCCGCTTCGGCGACCCGGAATGCGAAACGCTGATGCCCCTGCTGGGACCTGAATTGGCCGCCGTGCTGCTGGCCTGCGCCAATGGCACGCTGGATCAAGCTCCGGCCCTGAGCATCGCGCCCTTCTGCAGTGCCTGCGTGATTGCCGCGGCCCAGGGCTACCCAGGTGAGATCCGCAAAGGGGATGCGATTGAGAGCAGCCTCCAACCCAGCAGCGATCTGCAGCTCTTCCATGCCGGCACCCAGCGCCAAGCCGATGGCCGCTGTCTCACCAGCGGCGGACGCGTGCTGGCGGTGGTAGCTCAGGCCGACTCCTTTGACAACGCCTTCGAGCGGGCTTACACCGGCCTGGCTCAGGTGCAGTTCGAAGGGATGACCTTCCGCCGCGACATCGGACACCAGGTGCGCAGCCGATGAGCGCGGGCACTGCCCCCTTGAACTGGCAGCAGCGGCTAGCCCGCTGGTGGGCTGAATTCAGCCTGCAAACCAAGCTGCTCGCCGCGGCCACCTTGGTGGTGAGCCTGGTGATGGCGGGCATCTGCTTCTTTGCCCTGAACGGCATTCAGGCGGATGTGCGCATGAGCGACACCCGCTTCGCCCGCGATCTGGGCCTGTTGCTCTCGGCCAACGTGACGCCCCTGGTGGCCGAAGGCAACGACCGCGAGCTGGCGGCCGTTGCCGAACGCTTCTGGAAATCCAGCCGCAGCCTGCGTTACATCTTTTTTGCCGATCCCGATGGGGTGATCTACCTCGGGATTCCGATCAGCGGCAGCAGCGGCGGCAGTGAACTGCTGCTCAGCCGCCGCCTGGAGCTCCCGGCCGACCTGGCCCGCCGCCCCCAGAACCCGCTGATCCGCCAGCACCTCAGTCCGGATGGGCAGGTGACCGATGTGTTCGTGCCGCTGGTGTCAGGCGATCGCTACCTAGGCGTGCTGGCCCTGGGCATCAACCCCAACGAAGCCGCCCTGGCCAGCGCCGCCCTGAGCCGTGAGGTAACGGTGGCGGTGTTCATTTCGATTTGGGTGCTGGTGATCCTTGGGGCGGTGTTTAACGCCCTCACGATCACCCAACCGGTGAAAGAGCTCCTGAGAGGCGTGCGCTCGATCGCCAGCGGCGATTTCGAAGCCCGCATCGCTCTGCCGGTGGGCGGCGAACTCGGAGAACTGCTGGAGGGGTTCAACGACATGGCCTCCCAGCTCGAGGCCTACAACGAAGCCAACATCGAAGAGCTCACCGCCGCGCAGGTGAAGCAGCAGTCGCTAATCGCCACCATGGCCGATGGCGCTCTGTTGCTTGATGCCGAGGGCCGAGTGGTGTTGGTGAACCCCACGGCACGCCGCCTGTTCCGATGGGAAGGCCGCAAGCTCGAGGGAGCACTGGTGGGCGAGGAGCTGCCGGATGTGCTGGCACTCGAACTGCAAACACCCCTGGAGACCCTGCTCAGCGGTGAACGCGACAGCAGCGATGTGCGCTGCAACTTTGGCGAGCCGCCCCGCACCCTGCGCATTGTTCTGCAGTCGGTGCGGGATGCCAGCGGTGAAAGCCTCAAGGGCATCGCCGTCACGGTGCAAGACCTCACCCGCGAGGTGGAGCTGAATGCGGCCCAGAGCCGTTTCATCAGCAACGTCTCCCACGAACTACGCACGCCGCTGTTCAACATCAAGAGCTACGTGGAAACCCTCCACGACCTGGGCGATCAACTGAGCGAGGAAGACCGCAAGGAGTTTCTGGCGATTGCCAATGACGAAACGGATCGCCTCACCCGCCTGGTGAACGATGTGCTGGATCTCTCTCGGCTGGAGAGCGATCGCACCTGGAGCATGGAGCCGGTGGAGCTGCGGCCCGCCATGGAGCAAACCCTGCGCAACTACCGCCTCAATGCCCAGGACAAAGGGGTGGAGCTGTCGTTGGAAGTGGATGAACAGCTCCCGCGGGTGCGGGGCAACTGGGATCTTTTGCTGCAGGTGTTCGACAACCTGGTGGGCAATGGACTCAAGTTCACCGCCAGCGGCGGGAGATTGATGCTGCGGGCTTACCCCTGGCCCGACACCTGCCTGATCGACCCCAGCACCGAAGCCACAGGCGACAGCCCCACCTGCGCCCTCACAGCACCGTTGCCGCGCCTGCGGGTGGAAATTGCAGATACCGGCTCCGGCATTTCCCGCGAAGACCAGGAGCGGATCTTCGAGCGCTTCTACCGGGTGGAAAACGCGGTGCACACCGAAGTGGGTACCGGGCTGGGCCTCTCGATCGTGCGCGGCATCCTCGAGAAACACGGCACCCAGGTGCGCATGGTGAGCGAGCTGGGGGTCGGCACCACCTTCTGGTTCGATCTACCCCTGGAGCAAGCCGACGACGGCGAACTGCGCATCGAGGCAGAGCGGGCCAGCCGCAGCCTGGAGCTGATCTAGCGCCTGGGCGTTACAGCCGGTCGTCGCTGGTGACCCCTTGCACGATCCGCGAGAGCTCGCTGCGTTCGTCGGTGTTGATGCGGTGGGGGACACCGCTAATGATCCGCTCGAAGTTGGAGAAGGAATCCTTGATCTCGGGGCCGTTGCTCGTGATCATGAATTCGCGGATGCCCTTGTCGTGCCAGGAACCGCGCATCTTGAACACGTTGAGGGCGCGGGCCATCTCGCCGCGGATCTCCACGTATTGCAGCAACAAAATCGTGTCGGTGATCGTGGAGATGTGGGAGTCGGTGATCGAATGGCTGCCCA includes:
- the msrA gene encoding peptide-methionine (S)-S-oxide reductase MsrA, producing MKRVFPVLAALLLLLWPLAPAQAAVEEAVLAGGCFWCLEHDLEKLPGVLSVESGYSGGSLRNPTYRQVSGGGTGHQEVVQVRFDNAKISYPTLLRAYWRNVDALDGGGQFCDRGSSYRPVIFTQGPTQKQQAEASLQAAAKELGKPVSAIRVQIKPLSRFWPAEGYHQDYAERNSVKYGYYRWACGRDRRLDQLWGSKARSRSPWVSAP
- the lpxB gene encoding lipid-A-disaccharide synthase, with amino-acid sequence MRRLLISTGEVSGDLQGGLLVAALREEAQRRQLPLEIAALGGARMAQAGATLLADTTPMGSIGLWEALPLVLPTLRVQRRVSRWLKRHPPDALVLIDYMGANVRLGLKVKQRFPRVPILYYIAPQEWAFRVGEGGSTRLIGFTDRILAIFPEEARFYAARGAQVTWVGHPLLDTLKDLPSREAARAQLGLQAHERLLLLLPASRKQELRYLLPPLAAAAAELQRRCPGLRVIVPAGQAAFEPVLKAMLAAAGVQAEVVPAAQADQLRPTLCAAADLALNKSGTVNLELALRGVPQVVAYRVSRPTAWVAKHLLHFQVDHISPVNLVLQERLVPELLQDQFSAEAVVREALPLLDDPQARQRVADGYQRLRQALGEPGVTRRAAAAILDALPSATPA
- the lpxA gene encoding acyl-ACP--UDP-N-acetylglucosamine O-acyltransferase; the encoded protein is MSSLAMETNTGETRIHPTAVVDSRAQIDLGVEIGPYAVVGPEVCIGAGSRIGPHVVLDGRVRMGRGNRIFPGACIGAEPQDLKYNGASTEVVIGDDNAIRECVTINRATHDGEQTRIGSGNLLMAYSHLGHNCLLGDRIVIANGVAVAGHVVIGDRAIIGGVLGIHQFVHIGTMAMVGGMSRIDRDVPPYAIVEGHPGRLRGLNRIGIKRSGLAELDGGAQAKQLQQVWAELYRSDAVLADALQQVRQQTLLPPAEILVSFLEASIGPGRRGPLPAGRS
- the fabZ gene encoding 3-hydroxyacyl-ACP dehydratase FabZ → MLTSEQIQGLLPHRYPFALVDRVIEHEPGKRAVAIKNVTFNEPQFQGHFPGRPLMPGVLIVEAMAQVGGLIVTQMPDLPKGLFVFAGIDGVRFRRPVVPGDQLVISCELLSLKRQRFGKVKAEAKVDGELVCGGELMFSLVD
- the lpxC gene encoding UDP-3-O-acyl-N-acetylglucosamine deacetylase; this encodes MSIWPEDYSQAWTLAAAVERSGVGLHSGATARLRLEPFDQPGYWVAWLDAPRVPPQRLHPDQVCETQLCTALQLDQRRLATVEHLLAALAGVGISSALLLVDGPEIPLMDGSAQPWVEAIAEVGLQPLGARPNAPALLAPITLQQGQSFATALPSDRLRVAAAIEFPQAAIGRQLYSLELTPQAFVEQIAPARTFGFKHQVEQLLAAGLIKGGALDNALVCDGDGWVNPPLRFADEPVRHKLLDLLGDLALAGLPQAQVFAFRGSHGLHTALAAALVSSN
- a CDS encoding BamA/TamA family outer membrane protein codes for the protein MAATPHGLSRALRLRGSLGLAALLLTGAPALAQDQESPPAATPEASPPAETLAPPAKPEPKVLISEVVVKGIEGHPEQERLEIAVYDAMATRPGTQVTRSELQNDLSAIYASGWFSDVRIQPVDGPLGVQLVVTVVPNPVLTEVELEGIGPKTKMPPYLIPDIFAADYGKTLNLNTLQARIGELQKWYADQGYSLARVSGPTRVSPEGVVLLQVREGTVAGVEVQFLNKEGEATSDKGQPIRGKTKPWVVTREVSIKPGDTFNRRQLEDDIKRLYGTGLFGDVKVTLRPVAGNPGEVTIVLGIVEQSSGSLSGGLGYSQAQGVFGQVQLQDSNLLGRAWDLALNFTYGQFGGLGDISFTDPWIKGDKFRTAFRARVFFSREVPQIFQSQNNGTINTVSDVSNDFFKAPSSATAYNIQSKNNPTGTSFGSISKAVKADPSLNWFNLDNNSIALQRIGGNVQFVRPLNGGDPYKRAPWNVVVGVSGQEVTPMNFGGTVMPYGMNTNNYSKGKTQVKDVICIAYNCAENNQLVGVRVAATMNNLNDPRNPTSGNFLSLGTEQFFSVGPDSPTFNRLRASYTHYIPVNWLKIFKGCRPKPGQKEDCKQALAFQVVAGTNVGNLPPYEAFCLGGSNSVRGYYDCDLGVGKSFGEATIEYRFPIFSIISGEVFVDGGTSFGSQPNVPGNPGGLLLKPGDGFSVGTGLIVTTPVGPLRLEVASQDFTGQWRFNLGVGWKF
- the purC gene encoding phosphoribosylaminoimidazolesuccinocarboxamide synthase → MTSYSLGSLLYEGKAKRVFATDQADLVAVEYKDDATAFNALKKAQLAGKGELNCQISARLFELLEREGIPTHYLSLQEPNWMLVRPVQIVPVEVVVRNTAFGSLCKQMPIEPGTPLDPPLLDLYYKDDAFGDPLLTDARLERLALLSAAQRQELERLAMAVNTCLRQFFAGIALQLVDFKIELGLTADGVLVVADEISPDTCRLWDLQVSDASDRILDKDRFRQDLGGVVEAYGEVLKRVQGACPSPRLGK
- the purD gene encoding phosphoribosylamine--glycine ligase, with product MSTAAPGVSPAHVLVVGGGGRENALAWALNRSTGVRQVWVSPGNGGTQDLEGCRQLSIAESDHDGLLAACREHGIELVVVGPEAPLAAGLADKLRAAGIPVFGPGADGAQLEASKQWAKALMVEAGVPTAGYWKANSREEALAALETQGQPLVVKADGLAAGKGVTVAETIEEARSAIEEIFAGRFGSEASLVLEERTHGPEVSVFALTDGERMVLLPPAQDHKRIGEGDTGPNTGGMGAYAPAPLLNAAGLEQVRQLVLEPTLAALNARGIRYRGVIYAGLMLTEQGPSVIEFNCRFGDPECETLMPLLGPELAAVLLACANGTLDQAPALSIAPFCSACVIAAAQGYPGEIRKGDAIESSLQPSSDLQLFHAGTQRQADGRCLTSGGRVLAVVAQADSFDNAFERAYTGLAQVQFEGMTFRRDIGHQVRSR
- the nblS gene encoding two-component system sensor histidine kinase NblS, which translates into the protein MSAGTAPLNWQQRLARWWAEFSLQTKLLAAATLVVSLVMAGICFFALNGIQADVRMSDTRFARDLGLLLSANVTPLVAEGNDRELAAVAERFWKSSRSLRYIFFADPDGVIYLGIPISGSSGGSELLLSRRLELPADLARRPQNPLIRQHLSPDGQVTDVFVPLVSGDRYLGVLALGINPNEAALASAALSREVTVAVFISIWVLVILGAVFNALTITQPVKELLRGVRSIASGDFEARIALPVGGELGELLEGFNDMASQLEAYNEANIEELTAAQVKQQSLIATMADGALLLDAEGRVVLVNPTARRLFRWEGRKLEGALVGEELPDVLALELQTPLETLLSGERDSSDVRCNFGEPPRTLRIVLQSVRDASGESLKGIAVTVQDLTREVELNAAQSRFISNVSHELRTPLFNIKSYVETLHDLGDQLSEEDRKEFLAIANDETDRLTRLVNDVLDLSRLESDRTWSMEPVELRPAMEQTLRNYRLNAQDKGVELSLEVDEQLPRVRGNWDLLLQVFDNLVGNGLKFTASGGRLMLRAYPWPDTCLIDPSTEATGDSPTCALTAPLPRLRVEIADTGSGISREDQERIFERFYRVENAVHTEVGTGLGLSIVRGILEKHGTQVRMVSELGVGTTFWFDLPLEQADDGELRIEAERASRSLELI